A genomic stretch from Streptomyces venezuelae ATCC 10712 includes:
- a CDS encoding peptidoglycan-binding domain-containing protein, giving the protein MPLLLRGVSDVPPPPGHERGEGRGRGRRRGMLVAAVAAVAVAGTAALAAAVLGGGEGTDDRAAVPDVTTSASLNLAVSEAPSASSGSPEPRTSSPTPSRTPTPTSSSPSPSASRTTSTPSAPARTTGAAAPPASSSAPVTAPTTTRPATTTPPAEVPGEGEEEAVTLSLGSSGPEVRELQRRLEAVWAYHGRINGRFDEEVQEAVARYQSWRYVQDDPEGVYGPTTRRLLEENTPEV; this is encoded by the coding sequence ATGCCCCTGCTCCTGCGCGGCGTCAGCGACGTACCCCCGCCGCCCGGCCACGAGCGGGGCGAGGGGCGGGGGCGGGGCCGCAGGCGGGGCATGCTGGTGGCCGCGGTGGCCGCCGTCGCCGTGGCGGGCACCGCGGCGCTGGCCGCGGCGGTGCTCGGCGGCGGGGAGGGCACCGACGACCGCGCGGCCGTGCCCGACGTGACCACGAGCGCGTCGTTGAACCTCGCCGTCTCGGAGGCTCCGTCCGCGAGCTCCGGGAGCCCGGAACCGCGCACGTCCTCCCCCACGCCCAGCCGGACGCCGACGCCCACGTCCTCCTCCCCCTCTCCCTCGGCGAGCCGCACCACGTCGACGCCCAGCGCCCCGGCACGTACGACCGGCGCGGCGGCGCCGCCGGCCTCCTCCTCGGCCCCGGTCACCGCGCCCACGACCACGCGCCCGGCCACGACGACGCCTCCGGCGGAGGTGCCGGGTGAGGGCGAGGAGGAAGCGGTCACGCTGAGCCTCGGCTCCTCCGGGCCCGAGGTGAGGGAGCTCCAGCGGCGCCTTGAGGCCGTGTGGGCGTACCACGGCCGCATCAACGGCAGGTTCGACGAGGAGGTCCAGGAGGCCGTGGCCCGTTACCAGTCGTGGCGGTACGTCCAGGACGACCCCGAGGGCGTGTACGGCCCGACGACGCGCAGGCTGCTGGAGGAGAACACGCCCGAGGTGTGA
- a CDS encoding HAD-IA family hydrolase, which produces MPATTPATLTARALLLDMDGTLVNSDAVVERCWRRWAERHGLDADAALKVVHGRQGYATMAVLLPDRPMEENYADNRVMLAEETADLDGVVPVPGAPAFMAALAELPHALVTSADEALAQARMGAAALPMPETRVTAECVGASKPDPEGFLKGAAELGFAPADCVVFEDSEAGIQAGRAAGMRVVGVGPRAAAFAPDVHVADLTHLRVEPAADGGIALTVLP; this is translated from the coding sequence ATGCCTGCCACCACCCCGGCAACGCTCACCGCCCGCGCCCTCCTCCTCGACATGGACGGCACCCTCGTCAATTCGGACGCCGTCGTCGAGCGCTGCTGGCGGCGCTGGGCCGAGCGGCACGGCCTCGACGCGGACGCCGCCCTCAAGGTGGTCCACGGCCGCCAGGGGTACGCGACGATGGCCGTCCTCCTCCCGGACCGCCCGATGGAAGAGAACTACGCCGACAACCGGGTGATGCTCGCCGAGGAGACCGCCGACCTCGACGGAGTCGTACCCGTCCCCGGCGCCCCCGCCTTCATGGCCGCGCTCGCGGAGCTGCCGCACGCCCTGGTGACGTCGGCGGACGAGGCCCTCGCGCAGGCGCGGATGGGCGCGGCGGCGCTCCCGATGCCGGAGACCCGGGTCACCGCGGAGTGCGTCGGGGCGAGCAAGCCGGACCCGGAGGGCTTCCTCAAGGGTGCGGCCGAGCTGGGCTTCGCCCCCGCGGACTGCGTCGTCTTCGAGGACTCCGAGGCCGGTATCCAGGCGGGCCGCGCGGCCGGCATGCGCGTCGTGGGCGTGGGCCCGCGCGCGGCGGCCTTCGCGCCGGACGTGCACGTCGCCGACCTCACGCACCTGCGGGTGGAGCCCGCCGCCGACGGCGGCATCGCGCTGACCGTCCTTCCGTAG
- a CDS encoding HNH endonuclease family protein, protein MPVGMIYARRLAVLATSATLAGTGFLATAPAAQAAMPTPVSAATARTYLAALTVKAEGSSSGYSRDLFPHWITQSGACNTRETVLKRDGVNVVTDSSCAATSGSWYSQYDGATWTVASDLDIDHMVPLAEAWRSGANSWTTSQRQSFANDLTRPQLIAVTDNVNQSKGDQDPAEWLPSRTAYRCTYARAWVHVKYYWNLSVDSAEKSALQSVLNGC, encoded by the coding sequence ATGCCCGTCGGCATGATCTACGCGCGTCGACTCGCCGTACTCGCCACCTCCGCCACCCTCGCCGGCACCGGCTTCCTGGCCACCGCCCCCGCCGCCCAGGCCGCCATGCCCACGCCGGTCAGCGCCGCCACCGCCCGCACCTACCTGGCCGCCCTGACCGTGAAGGCGGAAGGTTCCTCCTCCGGCTACAGCCGGGATCTCTTCCCGCACTGGATCACCCAGTCCGGCGCCTGCAACACCCGCGAGACCGTCCTCAAGCGCGACGGCGTCAACGTCGTCACCGACTCCAGCTGTGCGGCGACCAGCGGCAGTTGGTACTCGCAGTACGACGGCGCCACCTGGACCGTCGCCTCCGACCTCGACATCGACCACATGGTCCCGCTCGCCGAGGCCTGGCGCTCGGGCGCCAACTCCTGGACCACCTCGCAGCGCCAGTCCTTCGCGAACGACCTGACCCGCCCGCAGCTGATCGCCGTGACGGACAACGTCAACCAGTCGAAGGGCGACCAAGACCCGGCGGAGTGGCTGCCCTCACGGACCGCCTACCGCTGCACGTACGCCCGCGCCTGGGTGCACGTGAAGTACTACTGGAACCTCAGCGTCGACTCCGCCGAGAAGAGCGCGCTGCAGTCGGTGCTCAACGGCTGCTGA
- a CDS encoding DoxX family protein — MNNPNTTSTTGSPTGPSGPTSPTGPTGSGASGSGASTLTGRLDQAQPYALGLFRIVVGLLFACHGAASLFGVLGGAMGGGTVPAGTWPSWYAAVIQLGAGGLVLLGLGTRTAAFLASGSMAYAYFKVHQPESLFPLQNGGETAALFCWAFVLLVFTGPGALALDRLFGGRVGAGSAPRAEREEKATPVTA; from the coding sequence ATGAACAACCCGAACACCACGAGCACCACGGGCAGCCCGACCGGTCCGTCCGGTCCGACCAGTCCGACCGGTCCGACCGGCTCCGGCGCGTCCGGCAGCGGCGCGAGCACGCTCACGGGCCGTCTCGACCAGGCGCAGCCGTACGCGCTCGGCCTCTTCCGCATCGTCGTGGGCCTGCTCTTCGCCTGCCACGGCGCCGCCTCCCTCTTCGGCGTCCTCGGCGGCGCGATGGGCGGCGGCACGGTCCCGGCCGGCACCTGGCCCAGCTGGTACGCGGCCGTGATCCAGCTCGGCGCCGGCGGCCTGGTCCTGCTGGGCCTGGGCACCCGGACCGCCGCGTTCCTGGCCTCTGGCTCGATGGCGTACGCGTACTTCAAGGTCCACCAGCCGGAGTCCCTCTTCCCGCTGCAGAACGGCGGCGAGACCGCGGCCCTGTTCTGCTGGGCCTTCGTGCTGCTCGTCTTCACCGGCCCCGGCGCGCTGGCCCTCGACCGGCTCTTCGGCGGCCGGGTCGGCGCGGGCTCGGCGCCGCGCGCGGAACGCGAGGAGAAGGCCACGCCGGTCACGGCCTGA
- a CDS encoding DedA family protein, with protein sequence MNLLDSLGSLRSLTAGPWIYPVVATSILLDVFLPVLPSGFLVITAATAAASATAATPDVPSLLPLLLCAATASVLGDFLAYRLALRGSARLDRTIARSRRLSMAQERLGTALTRGGGLLVVLARFAPAGRSVVSLGAGTAKRRAEEFLPWSALAGVTWASYSVGLGWLGGQWLGATWFSAGVSTLALFLAGGLAAYLIRRPAAAPAPAS encoded by the coding sequence GTGAATCTGCTCGACAGCCTTGGATCGCTGCGGTCGCTCACCGCCGGTCCGTGGATCTACCCGGTGGTGGCGACGTCGATCCTGCTCGACGTCTTCCTGCCCGTGCTGCCGAGCGGCTTCCTGGTGATCACCGCCGCGACGGCGGCCGCCTCCGCCACCGCGGCCACCCCGGACGTGCCCTCCCTGCTCCCCCTCCTCCTCTGCGCGGCCACGGCCTCGGTGCTCGGCGACTTCCTCGCGTACCGGCTCGCGCTGCGGGGCAGCGCCCGGCTGGACCGGACGATCGCGCGGTCCCGCCGCCTGTCGATGGCGCAGGAACGTCTCGGCACCGCGCTGACACGGGGCGGCGGCCTGCTCGTGGTCCTGGCGCGGTTCGCCCCGGCGGGCCGGTCGGTGGTCTCACTGGGCGCGGGCACGGCGAAGCGCCGCGCCGAGGAGTTCCTGCCGTGGTCGGCCCTGGCGGGCGTCACCTGGGCCTCGTACAGCGTGGGGCTCGGCTGGCTCGGCGGTCAGTGGCTGGGCGCGACCTGGTTCAGCGCGGGGGTGTCGACCCTCGCGCTCTTCCTGGCGGGCGGCCTCGCCGCCTACCTCATACGGCGTCCGGCTGCGGCTCCCGCGCCTGCCTCCTGA
- a CDS encoding DUF2277 domain-containing protein translates to MCRSIKTLRPPALPEEATEDDIRAAALQYVRKVSGFRAPAAHNREVFERAVDEIADATARLLDGLEVRGAHPAVRRQAREPQPDAV, encoded by the coding sequence ATGTGCCGCAGCATCAAGACGCTCCGACCGCCCGCGCTGCCCGAGGAGGCGACCGAGGACGACATCCGCGCCGCCGCCCTGCAGTACGTCCGCAAGGTCTCCGGCTTCCGCGCCCCCGCCGCCCACAACCGCGAGGTCTTCGAGCGGGCCGTGGACGAGATCGCCGACGCCACCGCGAGACTCCTCGACGGCCTGGAGGTGCGCGGCGCGCACCCCGCCGTCAGGAGGCAGGCGCGGGAGCCGCAGCCGGACGCCGTATGA
- a CDS encoding GntR family transcriptional regulator, with the protein MTDQDSARRPKYQRIADELRTAIQSGAFAPGDRLPGENDLMTTYAVARMTARQALSVLRNEGLAEARKGAGVFVRVFRPLRRRGIPRLAGDRWGNGRSVWSADVEDRELVVDQIEVGETEAGARVAGALNLAPGAPVCVRSRRFVLDAKPVLLSVSYLSAELVRGTPITEPDTGPGGTYARLAELGHGPVRFREEIRCRMPTADESERLALEFGTPVVLIGRTAFTGPGVAVELNEMTLDSSSYVLEYDFDA; encoded by the coding sequence GTGACTGACCAGGACAGCGCTCGTCGGCCCAAGTACCAGCGCATCGCCGATGAGTTGAGAACCGCGATCCAGTCAGGCGCCTTCGCGCCGGGCGACCGGCTCCCCGGCGAGAACGACCTCATGACCACCTACGCCGTGGCCCGCATGACGGCCCGCCAGGCCCTCTCCGTCCTCCGCAACGAGGGGCTCGCGGAGGCGCGCAAGGGCGCCGGGGTCTTCGTCCGGGTCTTCCGTCCGCTGCGGCGCCGGGGCATCCCGCGCCTGGCCGGGGACCGGTGGGGGAACGGGCGCTCCGTCTGGTCGGCGGACGTGGAGGACCGGGAACTGGTCGTGGACCAGATCGAGGTGGGCGAGACGGAGGCCGGCGCGCGGGTCGCGGGGGCGCTGAACCTGGCACCGGGCGCGCCCGTCTGCGTCCGCAGCCGCAGGTTCGTCCTCGACGCCAAGCCGGTCCTGCTGTCGGTCTCGTACCTGTCGGCGGAGTTGGTGCGCGGTACGCCGATCACCGAGCCGGACACGGGACCGGGCGGAACCTACGCGCGGCTCGCCGAACTGGGGCACGGGCCGGTGCGGTTCCGCGAGGAGATCCGCTGCCGGATGCCGACGGCGGACGAGTCGGAGCGGCTGGCCCTGGAGTTCGGCACGCCGGTGGTGCTGATCGGGCGCACGGCGTTCACCGGCCCGGGGGTGGCGGTGGAGCTCAACGAGATGACGCTGGACTCGTCGTCGTACGTCCTGGAGTACGACTTCGACGCGTGA
- a CDS encoding DUF4231 domain-containing protein, translated as MAEVGDAPGSGVQGGEMTPQRYVETRVSQYQEWYDVKATRMKAMHLRMRTVSVVGGALVPVFVNLDLGFARVTATVLSVVVVAAISLESVYRYREQWKNYRSTEQLLGHERVYFEARVGPYHGLSRREAFQTLVARVEKAIANENSATLNVMTLGGQVSADVQQGLPAARAAETVEAVEAVEAVESVKAVKAVTVVRAGEVSQEAPEGAPGARP; from the coding sequence ATGGCTGAGGTGGGGGACGCGCCCGGATCCGGGGTGCAGGGCGGTGAGATGACGCCGCAGCGGTACGTCGAGACGCGGGTCTCGCAGTACCAGGAGTGGTACGACGTCAAGGCGACGCGGATGAAGGCGATGCACCTGCGGATGCGGACCGTGTCCGTGGTCGGCGGGGCGCTCGTGCCCGTGTTCGTCAACCTCGACCTGGGGTTCGCGCGGGTCACCGCCACCGTGCTGAGTGTCGTGGTCGTCGCCGCCATCTCCCTGGAGAGCGTCTACCGCTACCGCGAGCAGTGGAAGAACTACCGGTCGACCGAGCAGCTGCTCGGGCACGAGCGGGTCTACTTCGAGGCGCGTGTGGGGCCGTATCACGGGCTGTCCAGGCGGGAGGCGTTCCAGACGCTCGTCGCCCGGGTGGAGAAGGCCATCGCCAACGAGAACTCCGCCACCCTGAACGTCATGACCCTCGGCGGTCAGGTCAGTGCCGACGTGCAGCAGGGGCTTCCGGCCGCGCGGGCCGCCGAAACCGTGGAGGCCGTGGAGGCCGTGGAGGCTGTCGAGTCCGTGAAGGCCGTGAAGGCCGTGACCGTCGTGAGGGCCGGTGAAGTGTCCCAGGAGGCGCCCGAGGGTGCGCCTGGAGCCCGTCCCTAG
- a CDS encoding helix-turn-helix domain-containing protein, producing MDLDWTRLGKALRDARRAAAVSLTQEEMAEEIGVGRSVIQLIEAGNEYKKPTPSIRAYATRVGWAEGSVEAVLAGGEPTFKEIAAPAPETGPPVDAGLPLRIVHELKGKGDLLDTAVIPLGDDASMVVVVKGKPGASLAEIERSLEAWRKAQGQLLEIDYRDEPDPS from the coding sequence ATGGACCTGGACTGGACCCGCCTCGGAAAGGCACTGCGAGACGCTCGCAGGGCCGCCGCCGTCTCCCTGACGCAGGAAGAGATGGCGGAAGAGATCGGCGTCGGCCGCTCTGTCATCCAGCTCATCGAGGCCGGCAACGAGTACAAGAAGCCCACTCCCAGCATCCGCGCCTACGCGACCCGCGTCGGCTGGGCGGAGGGATCCGTTGAAGCCGTCCTCGCCGGAGGTGAGCCCACCTTCAAGGAGATTGCCGCGCCCGCGCCGGAAACTGGCCCTCCGGTCGACGCGGGGCTGCCGCTGCGGATCGTCCACGAACTCAAGGGCAAGGGTGACCTGCTCGACACCGCGGTCATCCCGCTTGGCGACGACGCCAGCATGGTCGTCGTCGTGAAAGGCAAGCCGGGGGCCAGTCTGGCGGAGATCGAGCGCAGTCTCGAAGCCTGGCGGAAGGCGCAGGGGCAGCTGCTCGAGATCGACTATCGGGACGAACCGGACCCCTCGTAG
- a CDS encoding helix-turn-helix domain-containing protein, whose translation MTPDGPAIRRVRRAQNMSLRTLQQLTGFDRGYLSRMERGQIRRSADHRVRTIADALQVKPAAITQEEKT comes from the coding sequence GTGACGCCAGACGGACCCGCGATAAGGCGGGTACGCAGGGCCCAGAACATGAGCCTGCGCACCCTCCAGCAGCTGACCGGATTCGACCGCGGATACCTGTCCCGCATGGAACGTGGGCAGATTCGCAGGTCGGCGGACCACCGGGTCCGAACCATCGCCGACGCGCTTCAGGTGAAGCCCGCGGCCATCACCCAGGAGGAGAAGACGTGA
- a CDS encoding PD-(D/E)XK nuclease-like domain-containing protein — MTAAGGEVEPGLYDIPAELYHQDPVPGGSLSSTGIRRLTDCPARFKHHLDNPEPYKPAYEFGTAAHTVVLGDGPELIVVDAARWDTKETKAKVAEIRAAGNVPLKPEAKQRIDDMAEVLARHTEASELFTPGSGIAEQSAFWPDEHGTWLRTRFDWLRDEEIVDYKSARSVHPDAIQKAIYQHGYFQQDPHYRRVAIELGLIPPHGAFKFVMQEKEPPYLVQVVEIDFPARVIGDEMNREAIDIYRDCQATGEWPGYSLTTLHVSLPPWFERKYIEENS; from the coding sequence GTGACCGCCGCCGGGGGCGAGGTCGAGCCCGGCCTGTACGACATCCCCGCCGAGCTGTACCACCAGGACCCCGTCCCCGGCGGCAGCCTCTCCTCCACCGGCATCCGGCGCCTCACCGACTGCCCCGCCCGGTTCAAGCACCACCTCGACAACCCCGAGCCCTACAAGCCCGCCTACGAGTTCGGCACCGCCGCCCACACCGTCGTCCTCGGCGACGGGCCCGAACTGATCGTCGTCGACGCCGCCCGCTGGGACACCAAGGAGACCAAGGCGAAGGTCGCCGAGATCCGCGCCGCCGGCAACGTGCCCCTCAAGCCCGAGGCCAAGCAGCGGATCGACGACATGGCCGAAGTCCTCGCCCGCCACACCGAAGCCTCCGAACTCTTCACCCCCGGCAGCGGGATCGCCGAGCAGTCCGCCTTCTGGCCCGACGAGCACGGCACCTGGCTCCGGACTCGCTTCGACTGGCTCCGCGACGAGGAGATCGTCGACTACAAGAGCGCCCGGTCCGTCCATCCCGACGCCATCCAGAAGGCCATCTACCAGCACGGCTACTTCCAGCAAGACCCGCACTACCGGCGAGTGGCCATCGAACTCGGCCTCATCCCGCCGCACGGCGCCTTCAAGTTCGTGATGCAGGAGAAGGAGCCGCCGTACCTGGTGCAGGTCGTCGAGATCGACTTCCCGGCCCGCGTCATCGGCGACGAGATGAACCGCGAGGCCATCGACATCTACCGCGACTGCCAGGCCACAGGCGAGTGGCCGGGCTACAGCCTCACCACCCTGCACGTCTCGCTCCCGCCCTGGTTCGAGCGCAAGTACATCGAGGAGAACTCGTGA
- a CDS encoding AAA family ATPase encodes MSQLPPPVRRAQAPQAPAVDEYDDGPATFRPASKDGHYARLSIQGPSGSGKTWTGLHAAAGFAEGERFAVVDTERGASGLYVNEVGAPYDVLPMRRYNPRGLVKALAVAVQAGYPVVMVDSLTHFWKGADGTLDQVSQVADSKYRGNTFAAWKDGGEIQDEMVEALMSYPGHVVATMRSSIKMVLENGSKTPVSKGMLAEQRQGIEFEFGVAAELNRANTMRFIKSRCPVFNGREIDKPDGARDIAKPYLDWLRAGAKDIDTTAWVDHASSATATADSLLALYREIEAASALATPLMHPETGQPTSLGAYIKERGLALKAAQ; translated from the coding sequence GTGAGCCAGCTCCCCCCGCCCGTCCGCCGAGCACAGGCCCCGCAGGCCCCGGCCGTCGACGAGTACGACGACGGGCCGGCCACCTTCCGGCCCGCCAGCAAGGACGGCCACTACGCCCGGCTCTCCATCCAGGGGCCCTCCGGATCGGGCAAGACGTGGACCGGACTGCACGCCGCCGCGGGCTTCGCCGAAGGGGAACGGTTCGCCGTCGTCGACACCGAACGTGGCGCCTCCGGCCTCTACGTCAACGAGGTCGGCGCCCCCTACGACGTCCTCCCCATGCGCCGGTACAACCCTCGCGGCCTCGTCAAGGCGCTCGCCGTCGCCGTCCAGGCCGGCTACCCGGTCGTCATGGTCGACTCCCTCACCCACTTCTGGAAGGGCGCGGACGGCACCCTCGACCAGGTCTCGCAGGTCGCCGACAGCAAGTACCGCGGCAACACGTTCGCGGCCTGGAAGGACGGCGGCGAGATCCAGGACGAAATGGTCGAAGCCCTCATGTCCTACCCCGGACACGTGGTCGCGACCATGAGGTCCTCGATCAAGATGGTCCTGGAGAACGGCAGCAAGACCCCGGTCAGCAAGGGGATGCTCGCCGAGCAGCGGCAGGGAATCGAGTTCGAGTTCGGGGTCGCCGCCGAACTGAACCGGGCGAACACGATGCGGTTCATCAAGTCCCGCTGCCCCGTGTTCAACGGCCGCGAGATCGACAAGCCCGACGGCGCCCGCGACATCGCCAAGCCGTACCTCGACTGGCTGCGCGCCGGCGCCAAGGACATCGACACCACCGCCTGGGTCGACCACGCCAGTTCCGCCACCGCCACTGCGGACAGCCTCCTCGCCCTGTACCGCGAGATCGAAGCGGCCAGCGCCCTCGCCACCCCGCTCATGCACCCCGAGACCGGCCAGCCCACCAGCCTCGGCGCCTACATCAAGGAGCGCGGACTCGCGCTCAAGGCAGCGCAGTAA
- a CDS encoding WhiB family transcriptional regulator: MTRNFDWMEQASCAQTDPELFFPDSGNVAEARKVCHACPVKLDCEAHTQLLEEGFSRDQRVGTWAGQTGRDRYRAADPTAPQQTTHGQIVHLVKRGLPADTVADIVGCSTRTVWRVASQRRSDLGEAA, translated from the coding sequence GTGACCCGCAACTTCGACTGGATGGAACAGGCCTCCTGCGCCCAGACAGACCCCGAGCTCTTCTTTCCCGACAGCGGGAACGTCGCAGAAGCCCGGAAGGTCTGCCACGCCTGCCCCGTCAAGCTGGACTGCGAGGCCCACACCCAGCTCCTGGAGGAGGGCTTCTCCCGGGACCAGCGCGTCGGAACCTGGGCCGGACAGACCGGTCGGGACCGCTATCGCGCGGCCGACCCCACAGCGCCCCAGCAGACAACTCATGGGCAGATCGTCCACCTCGTCAAGCGCGGCCTGCCCGCCGACACCGTCGCCGACATCGTCGGATGCAGTACCCGCACCGTGTGGCGCGTCGCCAGTCAGCGGCGATCCGACCTCGGGGAGGCGGCATGA
- a CDS encoding ATP-binding protein, whose translation MPEPSPAFGGNITDRLQRALAARGLDQIDPGPIDNTPAEDEPGHPEYHRRRRAEWNLKRWAAVTPYRYQHATCTHPALQQWADKVAADPRSAGFLLLTGTFGTGKTHESYGAFRRIADAGPDRYEVIATTAPDMYALMRPGGSERGTEYEVKRLKKIPLLLIDDLGTEKVSEFTEEATYRLLNERYNESLPTLITSNLPADSRDQKGVKQGPDLIEKLGERIADRLREITRIVPMDGPSRRRGAA comes from the coding sequence ATGCCCGAACCCAGCCCCGCGTTCGGCGGCAACATCACCGACCGCCTCCAGCGCGCACTCGCAGCCCGCGGCCTCGACCAGATCGACCCCGGCCCCATCGACAACACCCCCGCCGAAGACGAGCCCGGCCACCCCGAGTACCACCGGCGCCGACGCGCCGAATGGAACCTCAAGCGATGGGCGGCAGTCACCCCGTACCGCTACCAGCACGCCACCTGCACCCACCCCGCACTCCAGCAGTGGGCCGACAAGGTCGCCGCCGACCCGCGCAGCGCCGGCTTCCTGCTCCTCACCGGCACGTTCGGCACCGGCAAGACCCACGAGTCCTACGGCGCCTTCCGGCGCATCGCCGACGCCGGCCCCGACCGCTACGAAGTCATCGCCACCACCGCGCCCGACATGTACGCCCTGATGCGCCCCGGCGGCAGCGAGCGCGGCACCGAGTACGAAGTGAAGCGGCTCAAGAAGATCCCGCTCCTGCTGATCGATGACCTCGGCACCGAGAAGGTCAGCGAGTTCACCGAGGAAGCCACCTACCGGCTCCTCAACGAGCGGTACAACGAGTCGCTGCCGACGCTCATCACCAGCAACCTGCCGGCCGACTCGCGCGACCAGAAGGGCGTCAAGCAGGGGCCCGACCTCATTGAGAAGCTCGGCGAGCGGATTGCGGACCGGCTTCGGGAGATCACCCGCATCGTCCCGATGGACGGACCCAGCCGGCGGCGGGGTGCCGCATGA
- a CDS encoding zinc finger domain-containing protein, protein MTIRRNAPMPAELRHFMRAGQHPARSVACPHCDAAPHRPCRVKATGHPLPDIHPARRSAWAETTAVCPHCQVAPGTPCHTEGIPLPDQVHARRYLVAEETAA, encoded by the coding sequence GTGACCATCCGCCGCAACGCACCGATGCCCGCCGAACTCCGCCACTTCATGCGCGCCGGCCAGCACCCCGCCCGCTCCGTCGCCTGCCCCCACTGCGACGCCGCCCCGCACCGGCCCTGCCGCGTCAAGGCCACCGGCCACCCCCTCCCCGACATCCACCCCGCCCGCCGCTCCGCTTGGGCCGAGACCACCGCCGTCTGCCCCCACTGCCAGGTCGCCCCCGGCACCCCCTGCCACACCGAAGGCATCCCGCTCCCCGACCAGGTCCACGCCCGGCGCTACCTCGTAGCCGAGGAGACGGCCGCGTGA
- a CDS encoding ATP-binding protein → MAAPTTSPTRSPSAPTPSPRPPPAPTSSSPPGGPHEPPRPPLRRRLARVPLLLLDDLGSAKATEWTEEVTYRLVNERYNACRPTIYTSNLPARAVLDEQGRPLGPDLTTALGERIVSRLSEDTTVVAMTGTDRRRRGAA, encoded by the coding sequence TTGGCCGCGCCGACCACGTCCCCGACCCGCAGCCCCTCGGCGCCGACACCATCACCGAGGCCGCCGCCCGCACCCACCTCCTCCTCACCACCGGGCGGCCCGCATGAACCGCCACGCCCTCCCCTACGCCGCCGCCTCGCCCGCGTCCCGCTCCTCCTCCTCGACGACCTCGGCTCCGCCAAGGCCACCGAGTGGACCGAGGAGGTCACCTACCGGCTGGTCAACGAGCGGTACAACGCCTGCCGACCGACCATCTACACCTCGAACCTTCCCGCTCGTGCCGTCCTCGACGAGCAGGGCCGTCCGCTCGGTCCGGACCTCACCACCGCCCTCGGCGAGCGGATCGTGTCCCGGCTGTCGGAGGACACCACCGTCGTCGCCATGACCGGCACCGACCGCCGCCGCCGAGGCGCCGCGTGA
- a CDS encoding helix-turn-helix transcriptional regulator has protein sequence MVYDLRTKLGLTQTALAERAGMKQPAISRIEGGGTVPTLPLLRRLADALDADLNISFTPRNTPAEAEVPAEVARGLTVAEAAEESVEPEITEAVEQDEPLFRSTMAWLEGSGQVDMGSLPEACLVYGAGELVAPTRRLTRHASSLRLHHWLVRAALLRRDDPSRQFFFQRSKVVRLLAQESSERRSEQLHSSLQSVRELFDSLAAELEDEAERLADA, from the coding sequence ATGGTCTATGACCTGCGTACCAAGCTGGGGCTGACGCAGACGGCGCTAGCGGAACGTGCGGGCATGAAGCAGCCGGCGATTTCCCGTATTGAGGGTGGCGGCACCGTGCCGACGCTGCCGCTGCTGCGCCGGCTGGCGGACGCCTTGGATGCTGACCTCAACATCAGCTTCACTCCACGGAACACACCTGCCGAGGCTGAAGTGCCCGCCGAGGTTGCACGCGGGCTGACGGTGGCGGAGGCTGCTGAAGAATCCGTTGAGCCGGAGATCACCGAGGCCGTCGAGCAAGACGAGCCTCTGTTTCGATCGACCATGGCTTGGCTGGAGGGTTCCGGACAGGTTGATATGGGCTCCTTGCCTGAGGCGTGCCTGGTCTATGGGGCTGGGGAGTTGGTTGCTCCGACTCGGCGCCTAACTCGCCATGCCAGCAGTCTTCGTCTGCATCACTGGCTGGTCCGAGCCGCCTTGCTACGGCGTGATGATCCCTCTCGGCAGTTCTTCTTCCAGAGGAGCAAGGTCGTGAGGTTGCTAGCTCAAGAGTCGTCCGAGCGTAGGAGCGAGCAACTGCACTCGTCCTTGCAGTCCGTGCGCGAGCTGTTCGACTCGCTAGCGGCGGAGTTGGAAGACGAAGCGGAGCGCTTGGCTGACGCATGA